The Ignavibacteriales bacterium genome contains the following window.
CTCGCTGCGGGTTCATCCCGACGGATGGGAAGTCCGAAATCTCTCCTTAAAATCGGAGAGAAAACATTTTTGCAACATATCGTCGATGTTCTTCACTCTGCTCGCGTTATCGATATCGTTATAATACTTGGCGCAGAGGCGGAAGAAATTCGGAAATCTCTTTCATGGTTCGATGGTAAAACAGTTGTCAATGAAGATTGGCAAAAAGGACAACTAACTTCGATCATAAAAGGAATCGATGCGTTGGATTTAAATTCAACGGAACCGGAAGAGATTAATGGAGCAATGATTTGCCCGGTTGATCACCCGCTTCTTATACAATCACTTTTGGTAGATTTACTTCAGGGATATTGGACATCGAAGAAGAAAATTATTATACCCACATTCAACAGTAGACGCGGACACCCGGTTATTTTTGATAAAAAATATTTTGACG
Protein-coding sequences here:
- a CDS encoding nucleotidyltransferase family protein, which gives rise to MISGIILAAGSSRRMGSPKSLLKIGEKTFLQHIVDVLHSARVIDIVIILGAEAEEIRKSLSWFDGKTVVNEDWQKGQLTSIIKGIDALDLNSTEPEEINGAMICPVDHPLLIQSLLVDLLQGYWTSKKKIIIPTFNSRRGHPVIFDKKYFDELRSASHDVGARSVIHKHSDDVCEVPVNEEGVLINIDTQEDYLKYILKH